A portion of the Cyanobacteria bacterium QS_8_64_29 genome contains these proteins:
- a CDS encoding photosystem I reaction center subunit XII, producing the protein MMSDAQVLIALAVALVPGVLAFRLATELYK; encoded by the coding sequence GTGATGTCAGACGCTCAGGTTTTGATTGCGTTGGCTGTCGCTCTCGTGCCCGGGGTTTTGGCATTCCGGCTGGCAACCGAGCTTTACAAATAG
- a CDS encoding alpha-amylase, whose amino-acid sequence MAIETPEWVKHAVFYHIFPDRFARGKPPRGGARPWTDSVSFEPWMDPPTLGGYKGGDLWGIAEGLAYLQDLGIDAIYLTPIFRAACNHRYHTHDYYQIDPLLGGNEAFQALRDAAHQRGIKIVLDGVFNHASRGFFYFHDILENGPHSPWLDWFKIRDWPVSAYDGSKPANYDSWSGNRALPEFNHDCAAAREYLMQVGEYWIAQGIDGWRLDVPFEIEAPGFWQEFRRRVKAINPEAYLVGEIWGDASAWLDGTQFDGVMNYRFCGPTIAFAAGERVRPEYVEQPDYAPYPPLDAAGYASEIATLLELYPREIGQAQLNLLDSHDTARLLTIAGGDRASIHLATLLLMTFPGAPSIYYGDEVGLPGGLDPDSRRGFPPHAQWDGETRQIHQELIALRRAHPALHTGDYRILLAEGGVYAFARVLGTAELIVAVNAGTEAVSVAIEAPSLQSQPERLRYGRAQLSWDGSTLQLDLPARSGCVLSNE is encoded by the coding sequence ATGGCCATCGAGACGCCCGAGTGGGTCAAGCACGCGGTTTTTTATCACATTTTTCCTGATCGCTTTGCTCGCGGGAAACCGCCCCGCGGTGGCGCCCGCCCGTGGACCGATAGCGTTTCGTTCGAGCCCTGGATGGATCCCCCCACGCTAGGCGGCTACAAAGGCGGCGACCTCTGGGGCATCGCTGAGGGACTTGCCTACCTGCAAGATCTGGGCATCGATGCCATTTATCTGACCCCCATTTTTCGGGCGGCCTGCAATCACCGCTACCACACCCACGACTACTATCAGATCGATCCGCTACTCGGTGGCAACGAGGCGTTCCAAGCCTTGCGGGATGCGGCCCACCAGCGCGGCATCAAGATCGTGCTCGATGGGGTTTTTAATCATGCCAGTCGGGGCTTTTTCTACTTCCACGACATTCTGGAGAACGGCCCCCACTCCCCCTGGCTCGACTGGTTCAAAATCCGCGACTGGCCCGTATCGGCCTACGACGGCAGCAAGCCAGCTAACTACGATAGCTGGAGCGGCAATCGGGCGCTGCCCGAGTTCAACCACGACTGCGCCGCCGCCCGCGAGTACCTCATGCAGGTGGGCGAGTACTGGATCGCCCAGGGCATCGATGGTTGGCGCCTGGATGTACCCTTTGAGATTGAGGCACCTGGGTTTTGGCAGGAGTTCCGCCGGCGCGTTAAAGCCATCAACCCCGAGGCCTACCTGGTGGGCGAGATTTGGGGAGACGCCAGCGCCTGGCTGGATGGGACCCAGTTTGATGGGGTCATGAACTACCGCTTTTGCGGCCCGACAATCGCGTTTGCAGCGGGCGAGCGCGTCAGGCCCGAGTACGTCGAGCAGCCTGACTATGCTCCCTATCCGCCGCTGGATGCGGCGGGCTATGCCAGCGAGATTGCCACGTTGCTCGAGCTGTATCCGCGCGAAATTGGGCAGGCGCAACTCAACTTGCTCGACAGCCACGATACGGCCCGGCTGCTCACCATTGCAGGCGGCGATCGCGCCAGCATCCACCTTGCGACGCTACTGCTGATGACCTTTCCCGGCGCCCCCAGCATTTACTACGGCGATGAGGTGGGCCTGCCAGGCGGCCTGGACCCGGACTCGCGGCGCGGGTTCCCCCCGCACGCGCAATGGGATGGCGAAACGCGCCAAATCCATCAAGAGCTAATTGCACTGCGCCGCGCGCACCCGGCCCTGCACACTGGCGATTACCGCATCCTGCTGGCCGAGGGAGGGGTGTATGCGTTCGCGCGCGTTTTGGGGACAGCCGAGCTTATTGTGGCCGTCAACGCCGGGACCGAAGCGGTCTCAGTGGCTATTGAGGCCCCGTCCCTGCAATCCCAACCCGAGCGGCTGCGCTACGGCCGCGCCCAACTGAGCTGGGACGGCTCGACGCTGCAGTTGGACCTCCCAGCTCGCAGCGGCTGCGTCCTATCAAACGAATAG